The genomic window CAAGGTATACCTCTTACTGTACAGGGACTAGAGGAAATAGATAACAAAGTACTCGCTGAGTTTGAACCTGATTATGTAGAGGAAAACCCAGACGAAATCCTCCCTTTACCATCAGACACAGTGGAATAAAAAATCATCGGCAAGTTAGCGCCAAGTTAGCAAGGGAGTAACGCTTCAAAGTGAGGTGCTAAAAATTAGGGGTATAAATCACCTATTTAATACTGCGATCCTAGTGAGATAGCTATTTTTATTGAGAATCTAGCTATGCGTTTCTGAGAATTTCAATCCGATGCCACAAAATCGCGTTGCTCCCCTGCTACCCCTACTTATTGAGCCGATACAGAATTTCTATAATTAGATTGGGATATTTGCCATCTTCTTCCCAGATAACGCAGCTTTTACGGGATTTACGTTCAGTTCCCAGTACTACAAACAAATCTGCCTCCCGGAAGTTTTATGATTTACGCTGGGTGGAGTAAGGTCATCCATTTGCTTGATTTCATTGTGAAATTAAAATCAATGTTAGTGATGTTGTTTAAATATCTAACCCAACCACAGTTAATTCAGGCGGATGTTCAACATTAAACTGGTAATATATCTCTCGTCGCTCCTGTGGTGGAAAAGTTAACTGCCATTCTAAAATCCCCATTTCACCAAGTTGAATTTGTGGGTTGCTGCGGCTGAGGCGCACTTTAATTTGCTCGTCGCGACTAACTGGTAACTGTTCAGTTACTTTCAGATTTACTTCTTTGTCTAGTAAGTTAGTAATTATCAACCGATAACTATAAGTAATCCGGCGCTGGTTGCTAATTAATCTTTTGTCTACCAGACGTTCAACTAAGTCGCGCTCAATTTTTAAACCTTCATCAATCCCTAAATTCAGTTTAAACTCTTGCCCTGGTGCAATATTCTCTAACTGAGTTGTCCCAATAAAAACATTGTCGCGGAAAATATTCGCTTTACCTGGTAACAAAGTCGCACCATTGGGACTATTTTTCACATTAGCTTGCAGATAAGCAAAACTTACCAAGCGCGGCATTGCTACATAATCAAAGCTACAAGGATAATCATCATTGAAAATTGTAGTTTTATGGGGTGCGCCATCACTAGGAATGTTACCACCACCATTCAGTTTAAAGTTAACTACACTCCCTTCTTTGGATACTTCTGCTGCAACAGTTTCTGCTGGGATAAGACTATCCTCTGCAACTTCGTCTTCTTCTTGCCAATCCGCTCTGGCAGCAGCACCAGGCGGCTCTGCTATGCTAGGCAGCAGTGGTGGCTGGGCAGCTAGTCGAGATCGTCGTTCTCGCACTCTATGAAGACGTAGGGTATCAATATACCAAGGTTCAAGTTTGGGCGGGAGTGTACCTAATCCCGGTTTAGCGGTAGAAAGGGTGAGATTTGCACCAATCCAATCTTCGCCACTGCTTTGAGTGATTTCTGCAAGGTAGCTCAGATGCACAATATCGCTGGTAGTGCTAAAGCGCAAGTCATAAAGCGGAGTCCAACTAGCGCGATTCACTAAGTATGATAGCTCTAATTCAAATTCTCCTTCACCCGTAACTTCAACTGCTACAACTAAGTTAAAACTCTCTTTGGGATGGGGTGTTTGGATTTTTTGCAATGAGGTGAGGAGTGCTTGCAATTGTTTGTCTAATTCCTGCTGTTGGGTTTTGCACTCCCCAGATGCGATCGCATATTCACTATACTGGCTTCCGAGAAAGTTCAAAAAATCCAAAGTTTCGCTAAGGCTGAGATTTTTTCGGGATAAACTCTGTGCAAAGGGTTCCTCTGTTTTTTCACGTAAGCCAGCGATAAAACTAGACTGCAATGCTAAAGCATCGACTTGGGCTTGCAGGTGGCGTTTTTCTGCTTCTAACTGCTGAATTTGCCTTGTCAAATGTGCTACTCGTTCTGCTATAGGTTCAGTGGTGTAAATGCGATCGCAACTCACTCCAAGCATTCGCACCCCTACTGTGCCTGTACCACTTACCCTGACAGACTCAGTTTCTAGAGTCTCTGGCACTGGGGTAATTACTAATTGCTGTTCAATTCCTGTTAAAGAGACTACACCCCGCCGTGTAACCAATGCTCTGTCAGCATACACTGTAACAGCTACAATCTCGCTTTGTACTGTTTTGCACCAAGACGGTATTTCCGGGTTAACCACTGCCAGTTTTCCCCCATTTTTAATTGATTCTGCTGGTTAATTGTCAATGTTTCCCGGTCTAACCGTCAACCCCTTTAGGGAATCCAAATTAAAAAAACATCCAACTACTTTTTGTGGGGTGGGCGTCTCGCCATTGGTGTCAAGTTAACGTGAAAGCCCAGCCTGATAAAAGAGTGAAAATTTTTCGATTTACCACCTAGATTTTCGATCCCCCTAACCTACGCTAGTCGTGGGGAGCCAATGCAGTCTTCTCCCTACAGCCCTTCTCAAGACAGGAGACGCTACGCGTAGCTTGCTTCCACGTTCGCGGAGCGTCCCGTAGGGAAGTGGTACGGGCATCCTACGGCAGGCGCTGGCTCGCTTTTTAAGGGGGTTGAGGGATCTAAAAGGACGGCAAATTGAGTGTTTGAGCTTAAGTTGACACCAATGGCATCTCACCCACTTTTAGCCAAAGGCGGACAAGATGCCCACCCGACAAGATTGGATAATTTATTTGTTGAAATCCTTTAGTTTAGCGATGAATTGGTTCAAGTGTACTAGAAGAAGTCACAGCGTTTTGCTCTACAAAATTCTTTGCCGCAGCCAGTAGATACTCATAATAGGCACGAGCGACGATAGATAGCTGCTTGCCACCTGGGTAAACCATGTACCAATTTCGCTGAATGGGAAAGTGTTGTACATCTAAAATGCTAAACTCTGAGGCGTCTAATAGTAAGGTATGACGGGATAAAACGGAAATTCCTAAACCACCTGCGATCGCTTGTTTAATTGCTTCATTACTTCCCAATTCCAGCTTGACTTTTACTGTCACCCCATGTTCTTCAAATAGGCTTTGGACAGCGCGACGAGTTCCTGAACCAGGTTCGCGCATAATAAAAGGTTCGTTAGATAGGCGTTGTATCGGAATATTTTTTTCCTTGGATAACGGATGATTAACCGGTGCAAAGACTATCAAAGGGTTTTCTAAAAATGCTTCGCAATTCACATCTATATTGTCTGGAATTTGACTCATAATATATAAGTCATCCAGATTATTACTCATCCGTTCCAAAATTTGTTCATGATTCGTTACTTGCAGCGAGATATCAATCCCTGGATAAAGTTCGCAAAACGACCCTAACAAACGTGGGATAAAATATTTTGCTGTTGTAATTACTGCCAAGCGTAATTGTCCCTGTTTTAGCCCTTTTAAATCTGCTACCTTCATTTCAAACTGGGCTATATTTTCAAAAATCTGCCGACAAGTGGCAAATAATTCCCGTCCTGCCTCGGTGAGATACAACCGCTTGCCTACCTGCTCAAATAATGGCAACCCTACCGATTTTGTGAGTTGCTTGATCTGCATAGAAACGGTAGGTTGGGTGAGAAACAATTCCTCCGCAGCGCGAGTAAAGCTACTGTGCCGTGCCGCCGCCTCGAATACCTTTAACTGGTGCAGCGTCGCTTGCTTCAAAGGTGATTCTCCTATATATAGCGATTAATAGATATAAAACTAGTATTGCTGAACGCTGGCAAATGATATAGTGATGCTCACAGAAAGTTACGAGTTTTATTCATAGATAAAACTCTATGCCTTATATTAAAATAAAGGTATTCTATTTATGGATTTAAGAAGCTATTATCAGAACAGCAAAAGCGTAAGATGCCTTCTCTGTAAACGATGAATGTTGAATGATGAATGAGGATTTTCCAAAATTCATCTATCATCATTCATCATTCCATAATTCTTCTGTAATTTTTGTAGGTAGCTTGGTTAAATCTGGTAATCTTAGTACCTCAATTTCAGCAACTTGTTCTTTAATATTCACTGGTAAGTTTAACGGTTGGCGTTCTTCTATCCAGCAGCTTGCTAATGGCAGGGTTTGCTCCATTTCGTCTAGGGGTCGGGGAATTACCATCACTGCATTCAATTCCCCAATGCGTTCTGCCTCAAACATTCCGGCTTCCACTGCTACCGCTACATTTGCTACGGAACCACGAATAATGGCTGTACACAAACCCGCACCAATTTTTTCATAGGCTGCTAAATGAACATCAGCAGCTTTGAGCATCGCATCACACGCTCCTACCATCGCTGGAAATCCTCGCGTTTCTACTAAACCAATTGCTTGATTACTCAGACGGCTATAATTGCCCTCCTCCATCAATTTAGTAAAACGGGTTGTAATGGGAAGTACTATATCTAAGTTGGGATAAGGTCGGGGAATCACCAAGCTAGAAACCAACTGACCAAACTGTTCAGCCGTTTGGACACCAGATTCTACGGCAAGACGCACGTCAGCAATTCCACCGCGCACGATCGCAGTACAATGACCACTACCAGTTTTTTCATAGCCAATTAGATGAACTCCCGCCGATTTCAGCATCATATCCGCTGTACCAACTATCGCCGGAAAGCTGCGGGTAGAAACTAAACCCAAAGCAGTATCCTGATAGGTTTCTTGACTACTCGCTCCCTGGATGGTCTTCATAGACCGTTGATTATATGTTTCCATGTGAATTCTCCAAAATAGGGAAAAAGCCGACAACTTACAATTAACACTTACTCGGACTAATCGTCAGAGTTTGGGTCACTCAAGGATTGTCTATGAGGAAACAATGTGGTCAACAGTCTGTTTATGCTCCCTTGCCCATAAATTTGAGTCCCGAAACCGTTAGGGGATTCCGTGGTTAGCTGATTGGGGTCTGAGTCATGTTTTGTAGACTCTTGAGCGGCTTCTTGCAAGGTGGAGTCAGGATCATTGGCTGGTTCTTCCACGGGAGGAGACTGGCTTTTTGGAGTGGTGGGAGATTTAAAGTAAGAAATCGACTTGTTTTGTTTGAAATCCAAAAAAGCCGAAGCTGAGAAGTTAGTTGAGGAAATGACCTTTTCCTTAACTCCACCTGAGCCATTTTCCTCTTCCTTCTGCGGTGGCGCAGTTGTTGCCGTGGGGTTATTTGTAGATGGTTCCGGTTGCTTTGTTTGGGCAATCTGCCGACTGGTGTCTCCCAAAATTGAACCAGGTGGAACTACTTGTCCAGGTTCAATCGAATAGTTAAAAACTGTTGTCGCTGTACCAATGCAAGCATTTGCTCCAATTTTGCCCTTGCCAACCATCAAAAAACCGGCTCCCAGGTTTGCGCCTGCTTCTACCTCTAGGGTTCCTTCATGGACTTGGAGGATTGATCCCATACCAATACAGACCCCTGGCCCAATGATGATCTTGCTGTTTACAGCTGCTTGGAGGATCACCCCAGGTGCAAGTACTGCGCTTGGATGAATCGTCACCTCACCACTAATGTAAGAATCAAAGTTATTGCTGAGGCGCAGTGACAGCACAGACATGGAAATTTTAACCTCAGAAGCCGGAAGAAAATAGAGAGTTAGGAGTTCATAAAAAGTTGGGAGTTAGAAGTTATGAGTTAGAAGTGTGGGAATTTTTAAGATTAGAGTTTTGATTCAAAGCTTATTCCTAACTCCTAATTCCTAACTCCTAATACCTTAAGGTCGTTGGATAATCGTTTCCAATACCCGACGTTTGGCTTTAGGGTCAATACCAATTAAGCGCACATATTCTCCTTGGTATTCGCCGAGGTGTCTTTCTACGGCTGCGATCGCTTCTCTTTCTGAGGAGGCTTGAATTTGACCGGTACTAGTCCAGGAACCAGTCCGGAACCGCCGTTGGTCTACGTGTTCAATGCTAATTTTAGAGCCGCTAGCCAATAATTGCCGGAGTTGATTTACTACTTCAGTACTCAAGCGGGTACTGCTAGCTGTTGCGGTTGCTTTAGCAGAGGGTGTATTGCTAGTAAATGATTTCTCACTGCCAGAGGAGGCTACTTGACCATTTGGACGTTGAATAATTGTCTCTAATACCCGCCGTTTGGCTTTGGGGTCAATACCAATTAAGCGCACATATTCCCCTTGGTATTGGCCGAGGTGTCCTTCTACGGCTGCGATCGCTTCTCTTTCTGAAGAGGCTTGAATTTGACCAGTACTAGTCCAGGAACCAGTCCGGAAGCGGCGCTCATCTACGTGTTCAATGCTAATTTTATTGCCGCCAGCCAATAATTGCCGGAGTTGGTCTACTACTTCAGTACTTAAGCGAGTACTGGTAGCTGTTGCCCTAGCAGAGGGTGCACTGCTAGTAAATGATTTTTGACTGCCAGAGGAGGCTACTTGACCATTTGGACGTTGGATAATGGTCTCTAATACCCGCCGTTTGGCTTTGGGATCAATGCCGATTAAACGCACATACTCGCCTTTATGGCTTTCTATACATTCTTCCAAGGCGGAGATTACTTGATTTGTGGAAGTTGCTTCAATTGGCTTGCAACTAGTCCAGGAACCAGTTCGGAAGCGGCGCTCATCTACGTGTTCCATGCCAATTTTGTAACCACCTGCCAGAAGTTGGCGGATTTGCTCTACAGTTTCGCCATTGACTTTGCCACTGCTAGAGCCGTTACTGTTACCATTACTGCTGCTGTAACTGCTATTGCCACGATTAGCAGGAGCTTTAAAGCTGGTAGCTGGTTTAACATCACCATCCGGGCGTTGGATGATGTTTTCTAATATACGTCGTCTACCTTTGTCAATGCCAAACAGTCGGACATACTCGCCGCTATGGTTTCTTACACAGCTTTCTAATGCTGCGATCGCTTCACCGATGGATCTCGTTTCAATTGGTTGGCAACTAGTCCAAGAACCAGTGCGGAACCGTCTTTGGTCTACATGTTCCGTACCAATCTTATACCCTTGCTCTAATAGATAGCGCAACTGCTCTATTGTTTCTGCACCCAAGCTATTGCTCGACACTTCACTACTCCTTTCCAACTCTAAGACAGTAATACCATTACCTGTATAAGATTTAGCGTTCTCATCCCGAATGGGTGCTATACATTTGCTATCTGCAGCACAAAGATAACCAGATCGTAATGCCTGATTAATCCCAACCACATGATGAGCAAATTCCTTATCCTGATCTTGCACATCTGGCAAGCGGTCAGCTTGCTGCTGGCTAGTAATTATCGCTCCTGAAGGTACATATTTACCTGGGGGAATTTCTACGTCTTGAATTAAAGCGTGCAGCATCACGATGCAACCTGCACCCACCCTGGCATTAAACACCGTAGAGCGAAAGCCAATGAAGGAATTATCCCCGACATAAGCTGGTCCGTGAATTAGAGCCATGTGAGTAATGCAAGCATTTTTACCTACCCACACCGAGTATTTATTTTGGTCATCGCCAATTACTCGACCTTGCTCCAACCCATGAATCACAACACCATCTTGAATATTAGTGTTTTCACCAATATAAAAAGGTGTGCCTTCATCTGCTCTAATCGTAGTCCCCGGGGCAACGATTACATTTGCACCGATCCGCACATCTCCAATCACATTGGAGAATGAATGTACAAAGGCAGTTTCATGGATTTTGGGTTCAGCTAAATTCTTCGACCACGGGGTTGGGGGTGCCGCCGTGTTGCGGACTGCCATTTCGAGATTCCTCCTGTATTAAGTTAGGAGTTTTGAGTTTTGAGTTTTGAGTTTTAACTTTTCACTCCTCACTCCTCACTTCTCTAACTGTTGACTATCGATATTGATCTTTTTTGCTGTAGATCAGGCGATCTTCAACGTGAATGGTATCTATGATCGCTACTACCACTGCATCTAATGGTCGCTGTTCATTGCCAACAACTTTACGAGCAGCACTGCCACGACTGACAAGTACCCACTCATCTACTCCTGCTCCCACACTATCTGCTGCTACCTCATATTGTGGAAGGATGTTTCCGTCTTCATCTACTAATTGTAACAACAGTAGTTTGACACCTCTAAGACTTGGATCTTTTTGGGTGCTAACTACTGTGCCGCGAACTTTAG from Nostoc sp. UHCC 0926 includes these protein-coding regions:
- a CDS encoding mucoidy inhibitor MuiA family protein; translated protein: MVNPEIPSWCKTVQSEIVAVTVYADRALVTRRGVVSLTGIEQQLVITPVPETLETESVRVSGTGTVGVRMLGVSCDRIYTTEPIAERVAHLTRQIQQLEAEKRHLQAQVDALALQSSFIAGLREKTEEPFAQSLSRKNLSLSETLDFLNFLGSQYSEYAIASGECKTQQQELDKQLQALLTSLQKIQTPHPKESFNLVVAVEVTGEGEFELELSYLVNRASWTPLYDLRFSTTSDIVHLSYLAEITQSSGEDWIGANLTLSTAKPGLGTLPPKLEPWYIDTLRLHRVRERRSRLAAQPPLLPSIAEPPGAAARADWQEEDEVAEDSLIPAETVAAEVSKEGSVVNFKLNGGGNIPSDGAPHKTTIFNDDYPCSFDYVAMPRLVSFAYLQANVKNSPNGATLLPGKANIFRDNVFIGTTQLENIAPGQEFKLNLGIDEGLKIERDLVERLVDKRLISNQRRITYSYRLIITNLLDKEVNLKVTEQLPVSRDEQIKVRLSRSNPQIQLGEMGILEWQLTFPPQERREIYYQFNVEHPPELTVVGLDI
- a CDS encoding LysR family transcriptional regulator; amino-acid sequence: MKQATLHQLKVFEAAARHSSFTRAAEELFLTQPTVSMQIKQLTKSVGLPLFEQVGKRLYLTEAGRELFATCRQIFENIAQFEMKVADLKGLKQGQLRLAVITTAKYFIPRLLGSFCELYPGIDISLQVTNHEQILERMSNNLDDLYIMSQIPDNIDVNCEAFLENPLIVFAPVNHPLSKEKNIPIQRLSNEPFIMREPGSGTRRAVQSLFEEHGVTVKVKLELGSNEAIKQAIAGGLGISVLSRHTLLLDASEFSILDVQHFPIQRNWYMVYPGGKQLSIVARAYYEYLLAAAKNFVEQNAVTSSSTLEPIHR
- a CDS encoding BMC domain-containing protein, which codes for METYNQRSMKTIQGASSQETYQDTALGLVSTRSFPAIVGTADMMLKSAGVHLIGYEKTGSGHCTAIVRGGIADVRLAVESGVQTAEQFGQLVSSLVIPRPYPNLDIVLPITTRFTKLMEEGNYSRLSNQAIGLVETRGFPAMVGACDAMLKAADVHLAAYEKIGAGLCTAIIRGSVANVAVAVEAGMFEAERIGELNAVMVIPRPLDEMEQTLPLASCWIEERQPLNLPVNIKEQVAEIEVLRLPDLTKLPTKITEELWNDE
- a CDS encoding transferase → MSVLSLRLSNNFDSYISGEVTIHPSAVLAPGVILQAAVNSKIIIGPGVCIGMGSILQVHEGTLEVEAGANLGAGFLMVGKGKIGANACIGTATTVFNYSIEPGQVVPPGSILGDTSRQIAQTKQPEPSTNNPTATTAPPQKEEENGSGGVKEKVISSTNFSASAFLDFKQNKSISYFKSPTTPKSQSPPVEEPANDPDSTLQEAAQESTKHDSDPNQLTTESPNGFGTQIYGQGSINRLLTTLFPHRQSLSDPNSDD
- a CDS encoding ribulose bisphosphate carboxylase small subunit, which produces MAVRNTAAPPTPWSKNLAEPKIHETAFVHSFSNVIGDVRIGANVIVAPGTTIRADEGTPFYIGENTNIQDGVVIHGLEQGRVIGDDQNKYSVWVGKNACITHMALIHGPAYVGDNSFIGFRSTVFNARVGAGCIVMLHALIQDVEIPPGKYVPSGAIITSQQQADRLPDVQDQDKEFAHHVVGINQALRSGYLCAADSKCIAPIRDENAKSYTGNGITVLELERSSEVSSNSLGAETIEQLRYLLEQGYKIGTEHVDQRRFRTGSWTSCQPIETRSIGEAIAALESCVRNHSGEYVRLFGIDKGRRRILENIIQRPDGDVKPATSFKAPANRGNSSYSSSNGNSNGSSSGKVNGETVEQIRQLLAGGYKIGMEHVDERRFRTGSWTSCKPIEATSTNQVISALEECIESHKGEYVRLIGIDPKAKRRVLETIIQRPNGQVASSGSQKSFTSSAPSARATATSTRLSTEVVDQLRQLLAGGNKISIEHVDERRFRTGSWTSTGQIQASSEREAIAAVEGHLGQYQGEYVRLIGIDPKAKRRVLETIIQRPNGQVASSGSEKSFTSNTPSAKATATASSTRLSTEVVNQLRQLLASGSKISIEHVDQRRFRTGSWTSTGQIQASSEREAIAAVERHLGEYQGEYVRLIGIDPKAKRRVLETIIQRP
- a CDS encoding EutN/CcmL family microcompartment protein; the protein is MQVAKVRGTVVSTQKDPSLRGVKLLLLQLVDEDGNILPQYEVAADSVGAGVDEWVLVSRGSAARKVVGNEQRPLDAVVVAIIDTIHVEDRLIYSKKDQYR